A single window of Venturia canescens isolate UGA chromosome 3, ASM1945775v1, whole genome shotgun sequence DNA harbors:
- the ERp44 gene encoding endoplasmic reticulum resident protein 44 isoform X1 → MLCLRDIFHSRSTLFACILISLAHNYVDGGAVPLTSKTIDMTLASNELVFINFYAEWCRFSNILAPVFDEAADKIHALYPSGSKVVMGKVDCDAESSVAARYHITKYPTLKIIRNGQPTKREYRGHRSVEAFVAYVKKLLEDPIQEFTDLQALPVLDDKKRMMIGFFDTKDVPEYETFRRVATNLKDDCQFHVGFGTCTDANCDIGQYINLLNASQPMRPPGERLVVFRSDKALSNDKDEAFRGSLLNYDEFNIWAQEKCVPLVREITFENAEELTEEGLPFLVLFHAPDDHESVKVYKDIIANHLIDEKQNINFLTADGHKFAHPLHHLEKRSTDLPLIAIDSFRHMYLFPKFEDIHIEGKLKSFLQDLYTGKLHREFHHGPDPSSVEVEDKNRQAKTPTTPPESTFKKLAPSKNRYTLLRDEL, encoded by the exons ATGTTGTGTCTCCGTGATATTTTTCACTCTAGATCTACTCTTTTTGCATGTATTCTG ATTTCCTTAGCGCACAATTATGTAGATGGAGGTGCAGTGCCGCTTACTTCAAAGACTATTGATATGACATTAG CCTCCAACGAATtagtatttattaatttctatGCGGAATGGTGCAGATTTAGTAATATTTTGGCACCTGTCTTTGACGAGGCTGCTGATAAAATACACGCACTTTATCCATCCGGATCGAAAGTCGTGATGGGCAAAGTAGACTGCGATGCTGAGT CTTCCGTTGCTGCTCGATACCACATTACAAAATACCCAACACTCAAAATCATTAGAAATGGACAACCAACAAAAAGAGAATATAGAGGGCATCGTTCCGTTGAGGCTTTTGTTGCATATGTAAAAAAACTTCTGGAAGATCCGATCCAAGAATTTACAGACTTACAAGCGTTGCCTGTTCTTGATGACAAAAAACGCATGATGATTGGATTTTTCGATACAAAGGATGTTCCAGAATATGAAACATTCCGCCGTGTCGCCACTAATCTCAAGGATGACTGCCAATTTCATGTTGGCTTTGg TACCTGCACTGATGCAAATTGTGATATTGGGCAGTATATTAATTTGCT GAACGCAAGCCAGCCAATGCGTCCTCCCGGTGAACGACTTGTCGTCTTCAGATCGGATAAAGCGTTATCGAACGACAAGGATGAAGCGTTCAGAGGGAGTTTACTTAATTATGACGAGTTCAATATTTGGGCACAGGAAAAATGTGTCCCACTCGTTCGAGAAATAACGTTCGAAAATGCCGAAGAATTGACAGAGGAAGGTTTGCCCTTCCTTGTCTTGTTCCATGCCCCTGATGACCATGAAAGCGTGAAGGTTTACAAAGACATCATTGCGAATCACTTGATCGACGAAAAAC AGAACATAAATTTCTTGACGGCCGATGGTCACAAATTTGCTCACCCTCTTCATCATTTGGAGAAAAGATCGACCGATTTGCCATTGATAGCGATCGACAGTTTCCGGCACATGTATCTTTTTCCTAAATTCGAGGATATTCATATAGAAGGAAAACTGAAATCTTTTTTACAAGATTTGTATACCGGTAAGCTGCATAGAGAGTTCCATCACGGCCCTGACCCTAGCTCGGTGGAAGTGGAAGataaaaatcgtcaagcaaaaacCCCGACGACACCGCCTGAATCGACTTTCAAAAAACTTGCTCCGAGTAAAAACAGGTACACGCTCCTCAGAGACGAACtgtaa
- the LOC122407618 gene encoding transcription factor Sp5-like: MAQVMQYQQMCVPTMSPMPGMTAMSGLSMPSMHQHHAMDYGSGVAAAAAHYHHAYNGQPSIGGHHPHHSHHAHIPHHPHPHHHHQHLQSPVQSSPSSSSYWFSGSVANSSQIGEPLTPSYSMSPSSTASSWTAQTNHSTQHQPHLTPLQHYSLPPSPPELPVSPHQGHTSPYQWPLTPPSDHLIAAAAAAAAAAAADDTKPGRKCTRCRCPNCQIDGGNQLGSDGKRQHICHVPGCGKVYGKTSHLKAHLRWHTGERPFVCNWLLCGKRFTRSDELQRHLRIHTGEKRFACPSCGKRFMRSDHLTKHVKTHENQKCKGTKKEANKENVPSRHRQESQVLSSPGQNPYAPIGVPYSVV, from the exons ATGGCGCAAGTGATGCAGTATCAGCAG ATGTGCGTACCAACGATGTCGCCGATGCCGGGGATGACGGCGATGTCCGGTCTCTCAATGCCCTCGATGCACCAGCATCACGCGATGGATTACGGGAGCGGAGTTGCTGCAGCGGCCGCACATTATCATCATGCGTACAACGGCCAGCCGTCGATCGGCGGCCATCATCCTCATCACTCTCATCACGCTCACATCCCTCATCACCCTCACCCACATCACCATCACCAGCATCTCCAAAGTCCAGTACAATCGTCGCCGTCCTCATCGAGTTATTGGTTCTCGGGGTCGGTCGCTAATTCCAGCCAAATCGGAGAGCCTTTGACGCCTTCTTACTCCATGAGCCCAAGCTCGACCGCAAGCTCGTGGACCGCACAGACTAATCACTCGACGCAACATCAGCCACACCTGACGCCCCTTCAGCACTATTCCCTGCCACCGAGTCCACCGGAACTGCCCGTCAGCCCTCATCAAGGTCACACCAGCCCTTATCAATGGCCCTTGACGCCACCCTCCGACCATCTCATCGCTGCTGCGGCGGCTGCTGCCGCCGCCGCAGCAGCGGACGACACCAAACCCGGACGCAAGTGCACCAGATGTAGGTGtcccaattgtcaaattgacGGCGGCAATCAACTCGGCAGCGATGGCAAACGTCAACATATCTGCCACGTACCCGGCTGTGGTAAAGTCTACGGTAAGACTTCCCATCTCAAAGCTCACCTACGATGGCACACGGGCGAAAGACCCTTTGTCTGCAACTGGTTACTCTGCGGCAAACGCTTCACTCGGAGCGACGAGCTACAACGTCATCTGCGAATTCACACGGGCGAAAAGAGGTTCGCGTGTCCGTCCTGCGGCAAGAGATTCATGAGGAGCGATCATCTCACGAAACACGTCAAGACTCACGAGAATCAAAAATGCAAAGGCACGAAGAAGGAAGCCAACAAGGAAAACGTTCCTTCGAGACATCGACAGGAATCCCAAGTCTTATCATCCCCCGGCCAAAATCCTTACGCTCCTATCGGCGTGCCTTATTCCGTAGTTTAA
- the ERp44 gene encoding endoplasmic reticulum resident protein 44 isoform X2 produces MLCLRDIFHSRSTLFACILISLAHNYVDGGAVPLTSKTIDMTLASNELVFINFYAEWCRFSNILAPVFDEAADKIHALYPSGSKVVMGKVDCDAESSVAARYHITKYPTLKIIRNGQPTKREYRGHRSVEAFVAYVKKLLEDPIQEFTDLQALPVLDDKKRMMIGFFDTKDVPEYETFRRVATNLKDDCQFHVGFGNASQPMRPPGERLVVFRSDKALSNDKDEAFRGSLLNYDEFNIWAQEKCVPLVREITFENAEELTEEGLPFLVLFHAPDDHESVKVYKDIIANHLIDEKQNINFLTADGHKFAHPLHHLEKRSTDLPLIAIDSFRHMYLFPKFEDIHIEGKLKSFLQDLYTGKLHREFHHGPDPSSVEVEDKNRQAKTPTTPPESTFKKLAPSKNRYTLLRDEL; encoded by the exons ATGTTGTGTCTCCGTGATATTTTTCACTCTAGATCTACTCTTTTTGCATGTATTCTG ATTTCCTTAGCGCACAATTATGTAGATGGAGGTGCAGTGCCGCTTACTTCAAAGACTATTGATATGACATTAG CCTCCAACGAATtagtatttattaatttctatGCGGAATGGTGCAGATTTAGTAATATTTTGGCACCTGTCTTTGACGAGGCTGCTGATAAAATACACGCACTTTATCCATCCGGATCGAAAGTCGTGATGGGCAAAGTAGACTGCGATGCTGAGT CTTCCGTTGCTGCTCGATACCACATTACAAAATACCCAACACTCAAAATCATTAGAAATGGACAACCAACAAAAAGAGAATATAGAGGGCATCGTTCCGTTGAGGCTTTTGTTGCATATGTAAAAAAACTTCTGGAAGATCCGATCCAAGAATTTACAGACTTACAAGCGTTGCCTGTTCTTGATGACAAAAAACGCATGATGATTGGATTTTTCGATACAAAGGATGTTCCAGAATATGAAACATTCCGCCGTGTCGCCACTAATCTCAAGGATGACTGCCAATTTCATGTTGGCTTTGg GAACGCAAGCCAGCCAATGCGTCCTCCCGGTGAACGACTTGTCGTCTTCAGATCGGATAAAGCGTTATCGAACGACAAGGATGAAGCGTTCAGAGGGAGTTTACTTAATTATGACGAGTTCAATATTTGGGCACAGGAAAAATGTGTCCCACTCGTTCGAGAAATAACGTTCGAAAATGCCGAAGAATTGACAGAGGAAGGTTTGCCCTTCCTTGTCTTGTTCCATGCCCCTGATGACCATGAAAGCGTGAAGGTTTACAAAGACATCATTGCGAATCACTTGATCGACGAAAAAC AGAACATAAATTTCTTGACGGCCGATGGTCACAAATTTGCTCACCCTCTTCATCATTTGGAGAAAAGATCGACCGATTTGCCATTGATAGCGATCGACAGTTTCCGGCACATGTATCTTTTTCCTAAATTCGAGGATATTCATATAGAAGGAAAACTGAAATCTTTTTTACAAGATTTGTATACCGGTAAGCTGCATAGAGAGTTCCATCACGGCCCTGACCCTAGCTCGGTGGAAGTGGAAGataaaaatcgtcaagcaaaaacCCCGACGACACCGCCTGAATCGACTTTCAAAAAACTTGCTCCGAGTAAAAACAGGTACACGCTCCTCAGAGACGAACtgtaa